One segment of Drosophila mauritiana strain mau12 chromosome 3R, ASM438214v1, whole genome shotgun sequence DNA contains the following:
- the LOC117144226 gene encoding guanine nucleotide-binding protein-like 3 homolog, translated as MALKRLKTKKSKRLTGRLKHKIEKKVRDHNKKERRAAKKNPKKGSKKQKLIQIPNICPFKDDILKEVEEAKQRQEAERLARREAFKAEREQNKFKTLESMVEDADMRSTVHGIMHENDAQDQDEKKYKNAVTKEQSLKQYFKEFRKVIENADVVLEVVDARDPLGTRCNEVERAVRGAPGNKRLVLVLNKADLVPRENLNNWIKYFRRSGPVTAFKASTQDQANRLGRRKLREMKTEKAMQGSVCIGAELLMSMLGNYCRNKGIKTSIRVGVVGIPNVGKSSIINSLTRGRSCMVGSTPGVTKSMQEVELDSKIKLIDCPGIVFTSGGENSHAVLKNAQRVGDVKDPFTIAESVLKRASKEYFCRMYDITNYDTFEEFFAKKAARMGKFLKKGVPDVVAAARSVLNDWNTGKIKYCTQPPEVQEGQSVHISASIVHSDAREFDVENFESMETEILEHCAVKTDDIMEITSSGPLEIRQPREEVEPADKITASLVIDEKEKPAKGRKRKLDEEKEKVDPSLLLEENQSLNKGIKQMQKLKKKQNVRNEKKISKITDVLDSFSLGSSSSKAEKYDFDQDYVIE; from the exons ATGGCTTTAAAAAGGTTGAAGA CCAAAAAATCGAAGAGGCTCACCGGTCGCTTGAAGCACAAGATCGAAAAGAAGGTGCGCGACCACAACAAAAAAGAACGTCGCGCGGCCAAGAAGAATCCGAAGAAGGGTAGCAAGAAACAGAAGCTCATCCAGATCCCGAACATCTGTCCCTTCAAGGATGACATCCTCAAGGAGGTGGAGGAGGCCAAGCAACGTCAGGAGGCCGAGCGTTTGGCTCGTCGCGAAGCCTTTAAGGCGGAACgcgaacagaacaagttcaaGACGCTGGAGTCCATGGTCGAGGATGCAGACATGCGGAGCACCGTGCACGGAATAATGCACGAAAACGATGCCCAGGATCAGGACGAAAAGAAGTACAAGAACGCCGTGACCAAGGAGCAGTCATTAAAGCAGTACTTCAAGGAATTCCGCAAGGTGATAGAAAACGCCGACGTCGTCCTGGAGGTGGTTGATGCACGTGACCCCCTGGGAACCCGCTGCAATGAGGTTGAGCGCGCCGTTCGCGGTGCTCCGGGTAACAAGCGACTGGTCCTGGTACTCAACAAAGCCGACCTGGTGCCGCGAGAGAATTTGAACAACTGGATCAAGTACTTCCGTCGCAGCGGACCTGTCACTGCCTTCAAGGCCTCCACACAGGATCAGGCCAACCGGCTGGGACGCCGCAAACTGCGCGAAATGAAAACAGAGAAGGCTATGCAGGGTTCTGTCTGCATTGGCGCTGAGTTGCTCATGTCCATGTTGGGCAACTACTGTCGGAATAAGGGCATCAAGACCTCGATTCGCGTTGGCGTCGTTGGAATTCCAAATGTAGGCAAGAGCTCCATCATAAACTCGCTGACCCGCGGCAGGTCCTGTATGGTGGGCAGCACGCCAGGAGTGACCAA gTCAATGCAAGAAGTAGAGCTGGATTCGAAAATCAAACTGATCGATTGTCCTGGAATCGTATTTACTAGCGGAGGTGAAAACTCACATGCAGTTCTGAAGAATGCACAGCGTGTGGGCGATGTAAAGGATCCCTTCACCATTGCCGAGAGCGTATTGAAGCGTGCCAGCAAGGAATACTTCTGCAGGATGTACGATATTACAAACTACGACACATTTGAGGAATTCTTCGCCAAAAAGGCAGCCAGAATGG GCAAATTTCTTAAGAAGGGAGTGCCAGATGTTGTGGCTGCAGCAAGAAGCGTGCTCAACGATTGGAACACAGGTAAAATCAAATACTGCACACAGCCTCCGGAAGTTCAGGAAGGACAAAGTGTGCACATAAGTGCCTCGATAGTTCACTCAGACGCTCGCGAATTTGATGTGGAGAACTTTGAGTCCATGGAGACGGAAATCCTAGAGCATTGCGCTGTGAAAACGGATGACATTATGGAGATAACGTCTAGTGGGCCTCTAGAGATTCGACAGCCGCGTGAGGAAGTCGAACCTGCAGATAAAATAACTGCCAGTTTGGTCATAGACGAGAAGGAAAAGCCCGCAAAGGGTCGCAAACGAAAGCTGGATGAGGAAAAGGAGAAGGTTGATCCCAGTCTACTCCTAGAAG AAAACCAATCCCTGAATAAAGGCATCAAGCAGATGCAAAAGCTTAAAAAGAAACAGAATGTTCGCAACGAGAAGAAAATATCCAAAATTACAGACGTTCTGGATAGCTTTAGCTTAGGTTCATCCTCGTCCAAGGCAGAAAAATACGATTTTGATCAGGACTATGTGATTGAATAA
- the LOC117144227 gene encoding mothers against decapentaplegic homolog 6, translating into MIFPREKKVLWRYASSNYRSNGVSAAPPAQPPRPPPPPHRPRPHQCTPSFGYSCNEEDSLAMRQTPLPPYSSIACGMDCSSSNSSSCGQSLSLSQGQSHNNNNSHPYRRLPNHMDVLPPPPSACDRCCTVPGCSCASSCDDMLIDGSDLDQDRSPDQGQVQPVDRRMISATTFTTMFRKCCGGATESTNGSTLTIPVSTARATAYPPQTQVQNAKRFREDFEALIKQLKRKQRIELILAVQSRVDPPTKTQRNVVEPTTTTAPTYLQCILIPCKTQTLWEPHVTASRLFFWKELWNAKELKRLPICPAARDCIYMCCNPLHWFRILHQPETESPTPPYQRSKMLRLKDADFEEDSQNDAKSAALSTWSAQSTSISSIYKPALYESVTTDGKDHNINSQVWCQIAYWEMAHRVGEFFHAKTNAVNIYTDGIVASEVDSMCLRDLTPAGNQIHSEVVPTARHTVGLGVTLSLENGDVWIYNRGNTTIFVDSPTLAENLDRVCKVMPGFCLKAFETNRAELLSMREQGHHHMGPVDYFSIKISFGKGWGRDYKRQDIMGCPCWLEVHFSHLR; encoded by the exons ATGATATTCCCAAGAGAAAAGAAGGTGTTATGGCGTTATGCGTCCAGCAACTATCGGAGCAATGGGGTGTCAGCAGCACCGCCCGCTCAGCCACCACGGCCGCCTCCCCCTCCACATCGACCCCGCCCTCATCAGTGTACGCCAAGCTTTGGTTATTCCTGCAACGAAGAGGACTCCTTGGCAATGCGACAGACACCGCTGCCGCCTTACAGTTCGATAGCCTGCGGGATGGACTGCTCCAGCTCAAACTCCAGCTCCTGTGGCCAGAGTTTGAGTCTGAGTCAGGGGcaaagccacaacaacaacaacagccatcCGTATCGCCGTCTGCCAAATCACATGGATGTGTTGCCGCCGCCTCCGTCAGCATGCGACCGCTGCTGTACCGTTCCTGGATGCAGCTGCGCAAGCTCCTGCGACGATATGTTGATCGACGGAAGCGATCTGGATCAGGATCGGAGTCCGGATCAGGGACAGGTTCAGCCGGTGGACCGCCGGATGATAAGTGCCACCACCTTTACGACCATGTTTCGGAAATGCTGCGGCGGCGCGACGGAGTCCACCAACGGATCCACACTCACGATTCCAGTCAGCACGGCCAGAGCCACCGCTTATCCCCCTCAAACGCAAGTCCAGAATGCCAAACGATTTCGCGAGGACTTCGAAGCGCTAATAAAGCAACTCAAGCGCAAGCAGAGAATCGAACTTATTCTCGCAGTCCAGAGTCGCGTGGATCCGCCGACCAAGACGCAGCGCAATGTCGTGgaacccaccaccaccaccgcacCCACCTACCTGCAGTGCATCCTGATACCTTGCAAAACGCAAACGCTTTGGGAGCCGCACGTGACCGCCAGCCGTCTGTTTTTTTGGAAGGAATTGTGGAACGCCAAGGAACTGAAGCGACTGCCCATTTGTCCCGCCGCCCGCGACTGCATCTACATGTGCTGCAATCCGCTGCATTGGTTTCGCATCCTGCACCAGCCCGAAACAG AATCCCCAACGCCGCCGTACCAACGCTCAAAAATGCTGAGACTGAAAGATGCAG ATTTCGAAGAAGACTCGCAGAACGATGCAAAGTCGGCAGCGCTGAGCACGTGGAGTGCCCAAAGCACCAGCATTTCGAGCATCTACAAGCCGGCTCTCTACGAGTCGGTTACCACTGATGGAAAAG ATCATAACATCAACAGCCAGGTCTGGTGCCAAATCGCTTACTGGGAGATGGCCCACCGCGTCGGGGAGTTCTTTCACGCCAAAACGAACGCAGTCAATATCTACACGGATGGGATTGTGGCCAGTGAGGTGGACAGCATGTGCCTACGTGACCTCACACCCGCAGGCAATCAGATCCACTCGGAGGTGGTGCCAACAGCGCGTCATACGGTCGGATTGG GGGTCACATTGAGCCTGGAGAACGGCGATGTTTGGATCTACAACCGTGGGAATACAACCATTTTTGTCGATTCACCCACCCTGGCCGAAAATCTGGACCGAGTGTGCAAAGTGATGCCGGGCTTTTGTCTGAAGGCCTTTGAAACCAATAG GGCTGAACTGCTGAGCATGAGAGAGCAAGGACATCACCACATGGGACCCGTCGACTACTTCAGCATTAAGATCAGCTTTGGCAAGGGCTGGGGACGCGACTACAAAAGACAGGACATCATGGGCTGCCCCTGCTGGCTGGAGGTTCACTTTAGCCATTTGCGGTGA